A genomic segment from Chitinophaga niabensis encodes:
- a CDS encoding DNA repair ATPase: protein MAGTENNTTAILDAGTYEIIRNRLNEQRQDLVQRLAKLNVARKEIFNSKGFQLIANQRITTENNGVARGIVALGNLTIFAYNVHFGLREDIKLSDVFSIYKFSGSHFEPQPLVLIEDAGFITDFTNLYKYYRDSIFARFVRTENYLYMIFQTSKNPDDRKAFKWLIKEHQLLYVDDRSIHEVKKAAQHDFDWIQTDLSNRRLGRHPHISVLDKVFIEALHGDITFKIENNTDTGKGIFSEPVQNSDQQLDDAEYHYADLGNLIAIKIKPYQETFRAYIFNVRTKQVVPIPALVDAGVLLPDNQGVIFANGYYLQNGEHKIFESDLVGLEFVRSIASPNGEDFLYIFYQKTTNTYLLMSYNMIAQQVETPIICNGFTVFNDGTLVYFRSENEAVRHHQVQIWQTPYTAALQENTAMTGNVLYKIGNKDIVSAMSESQEVILLLQKEDSYENLYEDIYKRANDLLDAYFWIKDEATFNMAAPLANIREIADTAIDEFAKVQAQRQHAREALQAVEKKVEQLVINIKNVTVTSLDQLVELLAAIRSMQGAVIDLLNIRYINADAVNALKETLQQYNSSLSQDTIQFLLKEEALAPYEAKVAVQKQAVAGVTKVVDAIPVDDAVKNIAAGLEMLIDILNSLKIGDTTQTTRIVEKISLIFASLNEVKADLVRVTTALRSKESTGEFYAQLTLLDQSTVNFLDLSTSPEKCEDYFTKISVQIEELESKFADFEAFVNKIADKRDEVIKAFNGKKEMLMAQISKRATALEQIGIRVLKNIENKAQSFNDKASIYAFFSTDLMIDKVRDLVEELKGLGDVAKAENLENLVKVAQESALRNLRDKSELFADGNNIISLGTYKFVVNKQVLDLTIIRRNERLFYHLIGTSFYKEVTSETLYQHRAIWEQELISENNTVYRSEYLAYQAFAQSDYETYINDRTERDYAAAYLKGVHNADALLITKGLKTLQEELGILQFNPAVRVAAQLFWFALEDAVKHKLQQLIAAAHTIQVSFPQSHRAPFVEKEIADRFKLSLPSPTPVNAQDVADYLCRELAVTPNFTCSQQAAHLKKEFKEYLQAKKRAEVFLKETDNTEFSTLERFYMIRSWLLAFLQSQQEVVDEQYVDEAVCLLLFREHAYKEKAASDSLVLEGLKGTHPAIREGGKYVLNFHLFMQKLSGYFETIVPAFAAFSQQKEQLVTQYRQQLKIREFEPKVLNSFVRNRLINEVYFPLIGANLAKQIGAAGNDKRTARMGMLLLVSPPGYGKTTLMEYLAKTMGLHFVKINGPTIGHNITSIDPLEATTSGAREELKKINLSFEMADNVMLYIDDIQHCSPEFLQKFISLADGQRKMDGIFEGESKTYDLRGKRFCVVMAGNPYTESGEQFKIPDMLANRADVYNLGDVIGGSDQLFRLSLIENSVAENSFVQRIANRSFDDLYKLIEGIETGNDLLPELEGNYSSQECDDAVAVLKNILRIRDIVIRVNEQYIASAAMKDAYRTEPAFKLQGSYRNMNKMAGKVVPLMNVEEIDTLIRSHYEGESQTLTSDAEANLLKLKELAGFLSAEEAARWEHIKEIFRKNNKFGGLEANDTSGQMLMQLSSFNEHLEAIANAMSKK, encoded by the coding sequence ATGGCAGGTACTGAAAACAACACAACAGCCATACTGGATGCAGGTACGTATGAGATCATCCGGAACCGTTTAAACGAGCAGCGGCAGGACCTGGTGCAGCGTTTGGCAAAACTGAACGTTGCCCGTAAGGAAATATTCAATTCCAAAGGCTTCCAGCTCATCGCCAACCAGCGTATCACCACAGAAAATAACGGTGTGGCGCGTGGTATCGTAGCGCTCGGTAACCTGACCATATTTGCCTATAACGTTCATTTTGGTTTAAGAGAAGATATCAAACTGAGCGATGTGTTCAGCATCTATAAGTTCAGTGGCAGCCACTTTGAGCCGCAGCCGCTGGTACTGATAGAAGATGCCGGCTTCATCACGGATTTCACCAATCTGTACAAATACTACCGCGATTCCATCTTCGCCCGGTTCGTGCGCACGGAAAATTATCTCTACATGATCTTCCAGACGAGCAAGAACCCGGACGACAGAAAAGCATTCAAATGGCTGATAAAAGAGCATCAGTTGTTGTATGTGGACGATCGTAGTATTCATGAAGTAAAGAAAGCAGCGCAGCACGATTTTGACTGGATCCAGACAGATCTGAGCAACCGCCGCCTCGGCAGGCATCCGCATATTTCGGTGCTGGACAAGGTTTTTATTGAAGCCCTTCACGGCGATATCACTTTCAAAATTGAAAACAACACAGACACAGGAAAAGGTATTTTCTCCGAACCGGTGCAGAACAGTGATCAGCAACTCGATGATGCGGAATATCACTATGCCGATCTGGGTAACCTGATCGCCATTAAAATAAAGCCCTACCAGGAAACTTTTCGCGCGTATATTTTCAATGTACGCACCAAGCAGGTTGTGCCTATCCCCGCACTGGTAGATGCAGGCGTATTGCTGCCAGACAATCAGGGCGTGATCTTCGCCAACGGATATTATCTCCAGAACGGAGAACACAAAATATTCGAATCGGATTTGGTGGGCCTGGAATTTGTCCGCAGCATTGCATCGCCTAACGGAGAAGATTTTCTGTACATTTTCTACCAGAAAACTACCAATACCTACCTGCTGATGTCGTACAATATGATTGCGCAGCAGGTGGAAACACCCATCATCTGTAATGGCTTCACAGTATTCAATGATGGTACGCTGGTGTATTTCCGCTCGGAAAACGAAGCGGTAAGGCACCACCAGGTGCAGATCTGGCAAACGCCGTATACGGCGGCTCTCCAGGAAAATACCGCCATGACCGGCAATGTACTTTACAAGATCGGGAACAAAGATATTGTAAGTGCTATGAGCGAAAGCCAGGAGGTGATCCTGCTGTTGCAGAAGGAGGATAGTTACGAAAATCTCTATGAAGATATCTACAAAAGAGCCAACGACCTGCTGGATGCCTACTTCTGGATAAAGGACGAAGCTACCTTCAATATGGCCGCTCCTTTGGCCAATATCCGCGAAATTGCGGACACCGCCATCGATGAATTTGCGAAGGTGCAGGCACAACGCCAGCACGCCCGGGAAGCTTTGCAGGCAGTGGAAAAGAAGGTGGAGCAGCTGGTGATCAACATTAAGAATGTAACCGTTACCTCCCTGGACCAGCTGGTGGAACTGCTGGCTGCCATCCGCAGCATGCAGGGCGCCGTGATCGATCTGCTGAATATCCGCTACATTAATGCGGATGCGGTAAATGCACTGAAGGAAACGCTGCAGCAATATAACAGTTCGCTATCGCAGGACACTATTCAATTCCTGCTGAAAGAAGAAGCACTGGCACCATATGAGGCTAAAGTGGCTGTGCAGAAGCAGGCCGTGGCCGGCGTAACCAAAGTAGTGGATGCCATACCGGTAGACGATGCTGTGAAGAACATTGCAGCCGGGCTCGAAATGCTGATAGACATTCTCAACAGCCTCAAAATTGGCGATACCACCCAAACCACCCGGATCGTAGAAAAAATTTCGCTGATCTTCGCTTCACTGAACGAAGTAAAAGCAGACCTGGTAAGGGTAACCACGGCATTACGTTCCAAAGAGTCCACCGGAGAATTCTATGCGCAGTTAACCCTGCTGGACCAAAGCACCGTTAATTTCCTCGATCTGTCCACCTCTCCCGAAAAGTGCGAAGACTATTTTACAAAGATCAGCGTACAGATCGAAGAGCTGGAAAGCAAGTTCGCGGACTTTGAAGCGTTCGTTAACAAGATTGCTGATAAGCGCGACGAAGTGATCAAAGCTTTCAACGGCAAGAAGGAAATGCTGATGGCGCAGATCAGCAAACGGGCTACCGCACTGGAACAGATCGGTATACGGGTATTAAAGAACATTGAAAACAAAGCACAGTCTTTCAACGATAAAGCCAGCATTTACGCCTTCTTTTCCACAGATCTGATGATCGACAAAGTGCGCGATCTCGTGGAGGAATTGAAAGGCCTTGGTGATGTGGCCAAAGCAGAAAACCTGGAAAACCTGGTAAAGGTGGCCCAGGAGAGTGCCCTCCGCAACCTCCGGGACAAATCGGAATTGTTTGCCGATGGCAACAACATCATATCACTGGGCACTTATAAGTTCGTAGTGAACAAACAGGTGCTGGACCTTACAATTATCCGCCGTAACGAACGCCTGTTCTATCACCTGATCGGTACCAGTTTTTACAAGGAAGTAACGTCCGAAACACTTTATCAGCACCGCGCCATATGGGAGCAGGAACTGATCTCCGAGAACAATACCGTGTACCGCTCTGAATACCTGGCGTACCAGGCATTTGCACAAAGCGATTACGAAACATACATCAACGATCGTACAGAGCGCGATTATGCCGCCGCTTACCTCAAAGGCGTGCACAATGCAGATGCCTTGCTGATCACAAAAGGCCTGAAAACATTACAGGAAGAACTGGGCATTCTCCAGTTCAACCCCGCCGTACGCGTAGCAGCGCAACTGTTTTGGTTCGCACTGGAAGATGCTGTTAAGCACAAACTGCAACAGCTTATCGCGGCAGCGCATACTATCCAGGTAAGCTTCCCGCAAAGCCACCGCGCGCCCTTCGTGGAAAAGGAGATTGCCGACCGGTTTAAACTGTCGTTGCCATCTCCCACACCCGTAAATGCGCAGGATGTGGCAGATTACCTGTGCAGGGAATTGGCGGTAACACCTAATTTCACCTGCAGTCAGCAGGCCGCCCATTTGAAGAAGGAATTCAAAGAATACCTGCAGGCGAAAAAACGCGCTGAAGTATTCCTGAAAGAAACGGATAATACGGAATTCAGTACGCTGGAACGTTTTTACATGATCCGCAGCTGGCTGCTCGCATTTTTGCAATCTCAGCAGGAGGTTGTAGATGAGCAGTATGTAGATGAGGCAGTTTGTTTGCTGTTGTTCAGGGAGCATGCCTATAAGGAAAAAGCGGCTTCAGACAGCCTGGTGCTGGAAGGCCTCAAAGGTACCCACCCGGCTATCCGGGAAGGAGGGAAGTATGTGCTGAACTTTCATCTCTTCATGCAAAAGCTGAGTGGGTATTTTGAAACAATTGTGCCTGCCTTTGCGGCGTTCAGCCAACAGAAAGAACAGCTGGTCACGCAGTACCGCCAGCAGTTGAAGATACGGGAATTTGAGCCTAAAGTGCTGAACTCGTTTGTACGGAACCGTTTGATCAACGAAGTATATTTTCCATTGATTGGCGCCAACCTGGCCAAACAGATCGGCGCAGCAGGCAACGATAAACGTACGGCCAGAATGGGCATGCTGCTGCTGGTATCGCCGCCGGGATATGGTAAAACCACCCTGATGGAGTACCTGGCCAAAACAATGGGACTGCATTTTGTGAAGATCAATGGCCCTACCATCGGGCACAACATCACTTCCATTGATCCGCTGGAGGCTACTACTTCCGGCGCAAGAGAAGAGTTGAAGAAGATCAATCTCTCTTTTGAAATGGCGGATAACGTCATGTTATACATCGATGATATCCAGCACTGCAGCCCGGAGTTTTTGCAGAAGTTCATTTCCCTGGCCGATGGGCAGCGTAAAATGGACGGCATATTTGAAGGCGAGAGCAAAACATACGATCTGCGTGGCAAGCGCTTTTGCGTGGTAATGGCGGGCAACCCCTACACGGAAAGCGGCGAACAGTTTAAGATCCCGGACATGCTGGCCAACCGCGCCGATGTATACAACCTGGGTGATGTAATTGGTGGATCGGACCAGCTTTTCAGGCTGAGCCTGATCGAAAACAGCGTGGCAGAAAACAGCTTCGTGCAACGCATCGCCAACCGCAGCTTCGATGATCTGTACAAATTGATTGAAGGCATTGAAACCGGCAACGATCTGTTGCCTGAACTGGAAGGCAACTACAGTTCGCAGGAATGCGATGATGCCGTAGCGGTACTCAAAAACATTCTCCGCATCCGCGATATTGTGATCCGTGTGAATGAGCAATACATTGCCAGTGCCGCTATGAAAGATGCATACCGTACCGAACCTGCCTTCAAATTGCAGGGTTCTTACCGG